A DNA window from Pseudomonas sp. B21-056 contains the following coding sequences:
- a CDS encoding heavy metal translocating P-type ATPase: protein MSAQTAAVPMLSSAEQRTAARQLTLAMLALGLLALGLVWRAWSPEQTGVSQLLLGVASLLVAVPVMRSAWYSLRYPSLHGITDQLIALAMLGAWATGDLLTAALLPIIMIFGHVLEERSVIGSQEAIHALGQLTRSLGRKVLADGSIVEVDNATLRPGDTVEVRAGDRVPADGRVLSGQASLDTAPITGESVPLEAVVGTEVFGGAINLDGLLRLEVTRTGHESTLGKVIALMQNAERSKPPITRLLERYAGSYLVLVLLLAAVTWFITNDAQAMLAVLVAACPCALVLSAPATAIAGIAVAARHGILIRSSAFLEELADLTSLVVDKTGTLTYGSLRLQSIESAGSDQPSLLPLAASLGSASSHPVSRALAGLVEQESYLPLTEIHERQGLGVVAMTRQGEAALGRPELFAQLGIETSTVPNHDGPIAGLALDGQFLAWLLLADSVKPEAQLAMAELRTLGLGRQLLLTGDRQSVANTLAREVGIADVQAQALPEDKLKRVMTEIDNGFRPMVVGDGINDSLALKAGVVGVAMGAGGADIALASADIVLIGSDLRRLGTCVRLSRQCRHTLQVNVIIGLGWTLAIVAFAAFGWLGAAGAMIAALLHNLSTLLVLGNAGRLLRFQEPLLKVREPG, encoded by the coding sequence ATGAGCGCTCAAACTGCCGCCGTTCCGATGTTGTCTTCCGCCGAGCAACGCACGGCCGCTCGACAGTTGACCCTGGCGATGCTCGCCCTCGGTCTGCTCGCCTTGGGGTTGGTATGGCGCGCCTGGTCACCGGAGCAGACCGGGGTCAGCCAGTTGCTGTTGGGGGTTGCTTCGCTGCTGGTGGCCGTGCCGGTGATGCGTTCGGCGTGGTACAGCCTGCGCTATCCGAGCCTGCATGGCATCACCGACCAACTGATCGCCCTGGCGATGCTGGGTGCCTGGGCCACGGGGGATCTGCTGACGGCGGCGCTGCTGCCGATCATCATGATCTTCGGCCATGTGCTGGAGGAGCGCAGCGTCATCGGCTCCCAGGAAGCCATCCATGCGTTGGGTCAACTGACCCGCAGCCTGGGGCGCAAGGTGTTGGCTGATGGTTCGATCGTTGAAGTCGACAACGCCACGCTGCGACCCGGCGATACGGTAGAGGTGCGTGCCGGTGATCGGGTGCCGGCCGATGGTCGGGTGTTGTCCGGCCAGGCCAGCCTCGATACGGCGCCCATCACCGGTGAGTCGGTGCCGCTGGAAGCGGTGGTGGGCACTGAGGTGTTCGGCGGTGCGATCAATCTCGATGGTTTGCTGCGTCTGGAAGTGACCCGCACCGGGCACGAGTCGACACTGGGCAAGGTCATCGCCCTGATGCAGAACGCCGAACGTTCAAAGCCGCCCATCACCCGGTTACTGGAGCGTTATGCCGGCAGCTATCTGGTGTTGGTGTTGCTGCTCGCGGCGGTGACCTGGTTCATTACCAACGATGCCCAGGCGATGCTGGCGGTGCTGGTGGCGGCATGTCCTTGCGCGCTGGTGTTGTCGGCGCCGGCGACCGCCATTGCCGGGATCGCGGTGGCAGCGCGCCATGGCATCCTGATCCGTAGCTCGGCTTTCCTGGAGGAGCTGGCAGACCTGACGTCACTGGTGGTCGACAAGACCGGGACCCTGACCTATGGCTCTTTGCGCCTGCAATCCATCGAAAGCGCGGGCAGCGATCAGCCGTCGCTGTTGCCGTTGGCCGCGAGCCTCGGCTCTGCCAGCAGCCATCCGGTCAGCCGGGCGTTGGCGGGGCTGGTGGAGCAGGAAAGCTATCTGCCGCTGACGGAGATTCATGAGCGTCAGGGCCTGGGCGTAGTGGCAATGACCCGCCAGGGCGAAGCGGCCCTCGGCCGTCCTGAGTTGTTTGCCCAGCTGGGCATCGAAACATCAACGGTGCCCAATCATGACGGCCCGATTGCCGGGCTGGCCCTGGATGGACAGTTCCTCGCCTGGTTGCTGCTGGCCGATAGCGTCAAGCCGGAAGCGCAGCTCGCCATGGCCGAGCTGCGCACGCTGGGCCTGGGGCGACAACTGTTGCTGACCGGTGACCGCCAGAGCGTGGCCAACACGTTGGCGCGGGAAGTGGGGATCGCCGACGTACAGGCCCAAGCGTTGCCGGAAGACAAACTCAAGCGGGTCATGACGGAAATCGACAACGGCTTCCGGCCCATGGTGGTCGGCGATGGCATCAACGATTCGCTGGCGCTCAAGGCCGGCGTGGTGGGCGTCGCGATGGGGGCGGGCGGTGCGGACATCGCCCTGGCATCGGCGGATATCGTCCTGATCGGCAGCGACCTGAGGCGACTCGGCACATGTGTAAGGCTCAGTCGCCAATGTCGGCACACATTACAGGTCAACGTGATCATCGGCCTGGGCTGGACGCTGGCGATTGTCGCCTTTGCCGCGTTCGGTTGGCTTGGCGCGGCGGGGGCGATGATCGCGGCGCTGCTGCATAACCTGAGCACCTTGCTGGTGTTGGGCAACGCCGGAAGACTGCTACGCTTTCAGGAGCCATTGCTGAAAGTCCGGGAGCCGGGGTAG